In Iodobacter fluviatilis, one DNA window encodes the following:
- the tnpB gene encoding IS66 family insertion sequence element accessory protein TnpB (TnpB, as the term is used for proteins encoded by IS66 family insertion elements, is considered an accessory protein, since TnpC, encoded by a neighboring gene, is a DDE family transposase.), which yields MMPALNSLHLIVEPVDMRLGIEGLSAKVHAALQRSPCDGAAYAFRNQRSNRLKVLLWDATGVWLLQRRLHQGRFVWPQANEAAFVLDAAQWQWLTMGVDWQRLSPPALGVRLY from the coding sequence ATGATGCCCGCTTTGAATTCGCTGCATTTGATCGTCGAGCCGGTCGATATGCGCTTGGGCATTGAGGGCTTGTCGGCAAAAGTGCACGCCGCCTTGCAACGATCCCCTTGTGATGGCGCGGCGTATGCGTTTCGCAATCAGCGTAGTAATCGACTCAAAGTGTTGCTGTGGGATGCCACAGGGGTGTGGCTGCTGCAGCGACGTTTGCATCAAGGGCGTTTTGTGTGGCCGCAAGCTAATGAGGCGGCATTTGTACTCGATGCAGCGCAGTGGCAATGGCTGACGATGGGGGTGGATTGGCAACGTTTATCACCCCCCGCTTTGGGCGTACGTTTGTATTGA
- the tnpA gene encoding IS66 family insertion sequence element accessory protein TnpA — translation MWGRIMTHQQRRALWLERVRDWRASGLSMAEFCRRHDLKRPTLAAWVKRDLPHAACEPSDFIAPTSAPVSSATQAPLVQCATANPTRMATTVAGAPSPAFTLVATELPLNAHSASMCLLLPGGARLTLPITTSADWLATLLRGLP, via the coding sequence ATGTGGGGCCGCATCATGACTCATCAGCAGCGTCGGGCACTTTGGCTTGAACGGGTTCGGGATTGGCGTGCTAGCGGTTTATCGATGGCGGAATTTTGCCGGCGGCACGATTTAAAACGCCCCACCTTGGCGGCTTGGGTTAAGCGGGATTTGCCGCACGCGGCCTGTGAGCCGAGCGACTTCATTGCGCCCACCTCTGCGCCTGTGTCATCGGCAACACAGGCCCCGTTAGTACAATGCGCCACAGCAAATCCTACTCGCATGGCCACAACTGTGGCTGGCGCGCCATCGCCGGCATTCACGCTGGTCGCTACCGAATTACCCTTAAACGCCCATTCCGCCTCGATGTGTTTACTGCTGCCCGGTGGTGCGCGTTTGACTTTGCCGATAACAACTTCGGCCGATTGGCTGGCTACGCTATTGCGGGGTTTGCCATGA
- a CDS encoding SpaN/EivJ family type III secretion system needle length determinant, whose translation MKIHSLGGKHLGLEERSTGVGDALASAHAQLVFNAHAKFADADALKIMLQGLQDTDPAPLLDTLGMDLAPPDCQINCVNAQSETDSSADLGVALPLSWAPNLIVVLDSLCVLGLPQARVGESTSLLGDKLKQNVGGKCLSLDPLAKGEMKSLGGQDALVSLQTLSLLTSVVPPSVVGAKRLDVERLHNTPQSMRKVSRLQEQEERGLSSLFSFLPIINQLSEPTEVPMSIGEGDRDFVAALPAASTPTLPLAGTYETKGVGPALNVTMSGVHSPSSSVELGSESMVLAAMEHFTPSVVGGVPDSSLAVGAQSELAMLAPSSVEEQIVGPLVLARGSKVSAVLPVFVGNDSASELPASTSQAGQAERPVRAQELVTSASLQMLPEPNLNGPHYEFVSNPGARPMPAPVLQVIPSPVEQQGLTYHFKSWGNDAFVNVNTLSAGDVRFVPSDVKVQHTLQTYGEDHDMPQHWRIEASERRDDDMPRRQARAQLAEEENEE comes from the coding sequence ATGAAAATTCACTCGCTTGGTGGCAAACACCTAGGTCTAGAAGAGCGGAGTACTGGCGTTGGGGATGCTCTGGCGAGTGCGCATGCGCAACTAGTGTTCAATGCACATGCTAAATTTGCCGACGCCGATGCCTTGAAGATTATGCTTCAAGGGTTGCAAGATACAGACCCAGCACCGTTACTTGATACCTTAGGCATGGATTTAGCACCGCCAGATTGCCAGATTAATTGTGTCAATGCCCAGTCTGAGACGGATTCGTCGGCAGATCTAGGTGTTGCTTTACCCCTTTCTTGGGCTCCAAATCTAATTGTAGTCTTGGATTCTCTGTGCGTGCTGGGTTTGCCTCAGGCAAGGGTGGGTGAATCAACATCTTTGCTGGGAGATAAGCTAAAGCAGAATGTCGGTGGGAAATGCCTGAGTTTAGACCCTCTTGCTAAAGGTGAAATGAAGTCGCTTGGGGGACAAGATGCACTTGTATCCCTTCAAACTTTATCTTTATTGACATCCGTGGTGCCGCCCAGTGTTGTAGGGGCAAAGAGGTTAGACGTGGAACGATTGCACAATACGCCTCAATCAATGCGAAAAGTCAGTCGATTGCAAGAACAAGAGGAAAGAGGGTTATCAAGCCTATTCTCCTTTCTTCCAATCATAAACCAACTCAGTGAACCTACTGAGGTGCCGATGTCTATTGGCGAAGGGGATAGGGACTTTGTTGCGGCATTGCCCGCGGCCTCTACGCCTACACTGCCTTTGGCTGGCACATACGAGACAAAAGGTGTCGGTCCGGCTTTAAATGTAACGATGTCTGGTGTGCATAGTCCATCAAGTTCAGTAGAGCTTGGCTCTGAATCTATGGTTTTAGCTGCTATGGAGCACTTTACGCCATCAGTTGTTGGGGGCGTACCTGATAGTTCACTTGCTGTGGGCGCTCAGTCAGAGCTGGCTATGCTGGCCCCTTCCTCAGTGGAGGAGCAGATAGTTGGGCCGCTTGTGCTTGCACGAGGCTCGAAGGTTTCTGCGGTTCTGCCTGTTTTTGTAGGAAATGACTCTGCTTCCGAGCTGCCTGCGAGCACATCACAAGCGGGCCAGGCTGAGCGACCTGTTCGTGCACAAGAGCTTGTGACGAGTGCCTCATTACAGATGCTGCCGGAGCCAAATTTGAATGGCCCACATTATGAGTTTGTTAGTAATCCTGGTGCACGGCCTATGCCAGCTCCTGTTCTGCAAGTGATTCCTAGCCCTGTGGAGCAGCAAGGGCTCACCTATCATTTTAAAAGTTGGGGTAATGATGCCTTTGTAAACGTTAACACGCTCAGTGCTGGTGATGTGCGATTTGTGCCCTCTGATGTCAAGGTTCAACATACCTTGCAAACGTATGGAGAGGATCATGATATGCCGCAGCACTGGCGGATTGAGGCTAGTGAGCGCCGTGATGATGATATGCCACGCAGACAGGCACGTGCTCAATTAGCTGAAGAGGAAAATGAAGAATGA
- a CDS encoding FliM/FliN family flagellar motor switch protein, with protein sequence MMPLSSLRKVDVASLERSRVLIRLRGAGYTEAVLLPLGTARYIRLRGDLAGVASVIALLDVHAWAGHSMPSLAGIAWHCVDEKLLWNLLVEELTQLTCAEHGLDLTHIEVLELLSTPLVEHTLPCVSMLSGGLFVEALEQEAHPLGANFDFNAVKIELAANLGRSYLAYQTIPTLVLGDVLLIKEIDCQLSCGTHPLFTFELYEEKLMLQDYAEQEESIGVVPVPENQLLDLKKVPVELTFVLFKKMLSMAQLQSIDLGDVIDLPVEAQKNVEIYINNMCFAGGELVQLDDGRLGVEIQRLIRSA encoded by the coding sequence ATGATGCCATTGAGTAGTTTGCGTAAGGTAGATGTTGCAAGTTTAGAGCGAAGCCGTGTTCTGATTCGCTTGCGTGGTGCAGGTTATACCGAAGCTGTTTTGTTACCGCTTGGCACCGCGCGCTATATTCGCTTGCGAGGCGACCTAGCTGGCGTTGCATCCGTGATTGCCCTGTTGGATGTGCACGCTTGGGCGGGCCACAGTATGCCAAGCTTGGCTGGCATTGCTTGGCACTGCGTGGATGAAAAGTTGTTGTGGAATTTATTGGTCGAGGAATTAACTCAACTCACTTGTGCAGAGCATGGGCTTGACTTAACGCATATCGAGGTACTGGAGCTGCTTAGTACGCCTTTAGTTGAGCATACGCTACCTTGTGTGAGCATGCTGAGTGGGGGCTTATTTGTGGAGGCTTTAGAGCAGGAAGCTCACCCGCTTGGTGCGAATTTTGATTTTAACGCAGTAAAAATTGAGTTGGCCGCTAATTTAGGGCGTAGTTACTTAGCCTATCAGACCATCCCGACTTTAGTGTTGGGAGACGTTTTATTAATTAAAGAAATCGATTGCCAATTGAGTTGTGGCACTCATCCCCTATTTACGTTTGAGCTTTATGAGGAGAAGTTAATGTTGCAGGATTACGCAGAACAAGAGGAGAGTATAGGTGTTGTACCTGTGCCAGAAAATCAGCTCTTAGATTTAAAAAAAGTACCCGTTGAATTGACTTTTGTATTATTCAAAAAAATGCTCAGCATGGCTCAATTGCAGTCTATAGATTTAGGTGATGTGATTGATTTGCCGGTAGAGGCACAAAAAAATGTTGAAATCTATATTAATAACATGTGCTTTGCAGGTGGGGAATTAGTGCAATTGGACGATGGACGTTTGGGCGTAGAAATTCAGCGCTTAATACGTTCGGCATGA
- a CDS encoding EscR/YscR/HrcR family type III secretion system export apparatus protein, whose product MNDISLIALLSFATLFPFLVASGTCFVKFSIVFVLIRNALGVQQVPSNMTLNGIALLLSVFVMMPVGQQAYDYYKTENVKLESVEAVVNFMDGGLSGYRAYLKKYSDPELVDFFQKAQAGRLGEAKKNTQKIAEPESEPAIIALLPAYALTEIKEAFKIGFYLYLPFIVVDLVISSILLSLGMMMMSPVTISVPVKLILFVAMDGWTLLVKGLVMQYIDLAA is encoded by the coding sequence ATGAATGATATTTCACTTATTGCACTGCTGTCATTTGCTACTTTGTTCCCATTTTTAGTGGCATCAGGCACTTGTTTCGTTAAGTTCTCGATTGTATTTGTATTGATTCGGAATGCGTTGGGGGTGCAGCAGGTGCCCTCTAATATGACTTTAAATGGCATTGCATTGTTGCTTTCAGTATTTGTAATGATGCCAGTAGGGCAGCAAGCCTACGATTATTATAAAACTGAAAATGTGAAGCTGGAGAGTGTAGAGGCTGTTGTCAATTTCATGGATGGTGGGCTGAGTGGGTATCGTGCGTATTTAAAAAAATATTCAGATCCGGAGTTGGTCGATTTTTTTCAAAAGGCACAAGCAGGACGCTTAGGCGAAGCTAAGAAAAATACACAAAAAATAGCAGAGCCAGAGTCTGAGCCGGCCATTATTGCCCTGTTGCCAGCTTATGCATTAACTGAAATTAAGGAAGCATTTAAGATTGGTTTTTATTTATATTTACCTTTCATTGTTGTGGATTTAGTGATTTCCAGCATTTTATTGTCATTAGGCATGATGATGATGAGTCCAGTAACGATTTCGGTGCCCGTAAAGTTAATTCTATTTGTGGCAATGGATGGTTGGACTCTGCTGGTAAAGGGGCTGGTCATGCAATATATCGATCTTGCAGCTTGA
- a CDS encoding EscS/YscS/HrcS family type III secretion system export apparatus protein produces the protein MDDLVYAGNKALYLTLVLSAVPVAVATLVGLLVGLIQTVTQLQEQTLPFGVKLIAVIVCLFMFSGWYGEHLLSYAVELMHLALDPRH, from the coding sequence ATGGATGATTTGGTATATGCCGGTAATAAGGCGCTGTATTTGACTCTCGTTTTATCTGCGGTTCCGGTGGCAGTGGCAACGTTGGTGGGGTTGTTAGTGGGTTTGATTCAGACCGTAACTCAATTGCAAGAGCAAACGCTGCCTTTTGGGGTAAAGTTGATCGCCGTGATTGTGTGTCTATTTATGTTTTCAGGTTGGTATGGTGAGCACCTACTGAGCTATGCGGTGGAATTGATGCATTTGGCCCTGGATCCACGTCACTAA
- the sctT gene encoding type III secretion system export apparatus subunit SctT, translating into MYELFSRWQEYMLAAALIYARIAVIFLFLPFLNNNVLGHMVTRNAVILLLIFGLWPLVGGDVSQVNGGDYAVLALKEAVVGLALGCMVAFPFWVFHAIGAYIDVARGATISSSIDPVNGLESAETSNLLNLFAGVIFLEAGGMQLLLSLLIDSYQQVGLLNSIEIRLETLIPYLGRLVANSFMLAAPVLLTLILSEVLLGLLSRFTPQMNAFSVSLTIKSMIAFFIFMIYFGPVFPGEMMKMMGDFAGYELFVKGGH; encoded by the coding sequence ATGTATGAGTTATTTTCGCGCTGGCAAGAATATATGTTGGCGGCCGCGTTGATTTACGCGCGGATTGCGGTGATTTTTTTATTTTTGCCTTTTTTGAATAATAACGTACTCGGACATATGGTAACGCGTAATGCGGTGATTCTACTGCTGATATTCGGATTGTGGCCTTTAGTGGGGGGAGATGTATCTCAGGTGAATGGGGGGGATTATGCGGTACTGGCTTTAAAAGAGGCTGTAGTTGGTTTGGCTCTGGGTTGTATGGTGGCTTTTCCATTTTGGGTATTTCATGCGATTGGCGCTTATATCGATGTGGCGCGTGGGGCCACTATCAGTAGTTCAATTGATCCGGTGAATGGATTGGAGTCGGCAGAAACCTCCAATCTGTTGAACTTATTTGCAGGGGTGATTTTTTTAGAGGCTGGCGGTATGCAGCTCTTGTTATCGCTGTTAATAGATAGTTATCAACAAGTCGGTTTGCTCAATAGCATCGAAATCCGTTTAGAAACCTTGATCCCCTATTTAGGGCGCTTAGTGGCAAATAGTTTTATGTTGGCGGCTCCTGTATTGCTAACGCTTATTTTGTCTGAAGTGTTACTGGGTTTGTTGTCGCGCTTTACTCCGCAAATGAATGCCTTTTCAGTGTCTCTCACGATTAAGAGCATGATTGCCTTTTTTATTTTTATGATTTATTTCGGTCCTGTATTTCCGGGTGAAATGATGAAGATGATGGGCGACTTTGCTGGTTATGAATTATTTGTTAAGGGTGGGCATTAA
- a CDS encoding EscU/YscU/HrcU family type III secretion system export apparatus switch protein codes for MAGEKTEKPTAKKLLDSAKKGQSYKSRDMVVLCILVAGVGFTATRSFNAVVEMYCGFIEKGFKTPPADAARELVFAFLTLSLPIILACVVATVLPSLWQSRLVFATEAIKIDFSALNPVSGFKKLFSMKTVKELVKAVFYLLLTITVAYAFWVFQRHMLLAQLYVSTAEAGAAWVKAGVILVFYCVAAFIFIIGMDAWVDYLLYIKNLKMEKHEVKQEHKQAEVSREVKSRRREVHEELLSEQIKSDVAQSQFVLANPTHIAIGVYMDTESLPLPFVSVLETEQKARAVIAYAEKIGIPVVRDIRLTRAIFKVATRYTFVPYELVEEVYKVLFWLLEVEKARAGNGDSLTFDS; via the coding sequence ATGGCCGGGGAAAAAACTGAAAAGCCAACGGCTAAAAAACTACTTGATTCGGCTAAAAAGGGTCAATCTTATAAAAGCCGCGACATGGTCGTGCTGTGTATTTTGGTTGCAGGAGTTGGTTTTACCGCAACGCGCTCTTTTAATGCTGTAGTAGAAATGTATTGTGGTTTTATTGAGAAGGGTTTTAAAACACCTCCGGCGGATGCGGCACGAGAGCTTGTTTTTGCATTTTTAACTCTCTCCTTGCCCATTATCTTGGCCTGCGTAGTTGCCACTGTATTGCCATCACTATGGCAAAGCCGCCTTGTGTTTGCAACTGAGGCAATCAAAATTGATTTTAGTGCTTTGAATCCGGTTTCTGGCTTTAAGAAGCTGTTTAGTATGAAAACGGTAAAAGAGTTGGTAAAGGCAGTTTTCTATTTATTGCTAACTATTACAGTGGCTTATGCCTTTTGGGTTTTTCAAAGGCATATGCTGCTGGCTCAACTCTATGTTTCAACTGCAGAGGCAGGGGCGGCTTGGGTTAAAGCGGGTGTGATTCTTGTGTTCTATTGTGTGGCGGCATTTATTTTTATCATTGGTATGGATGCCTGGGTAGATTACTTACTGTATATCAAAAACCTCAAGATGGAAAAGCATGAGGTAAAGCAAGAGCATAAGCAGGCTGAAGTGAGTAGGGAGGTGAAGTCACGGCGTCGTGAGGTGCATGAGGAGTTGTTGTCCGAGCAAATAAAAAGTGATGTGGCGCAGTCACAGTTTGTGCTTGCTAACCCGACCCATATTGCAATTGGTGTGTATATGGATACGGAGTCGCTACCGTTGCCCTTTGTGTCTGTACTGGAAACAGAGCAAAAAGCGCGTGCGGTGATTGCTTATGCAGAAAAAATTGGGATACCTGTGGTGCGTGATATTCGTTTAACTCGTGCCATTTTTAAAGTGGCAACGCGTTATACCTTTGTGCCTTATGAGCTGGTTGAAGAGGTGTACAAGGTGCTGTTTTGGTTACTAGAAGTCGAAAAGGCCCGTGCAGGAAATGGGGATTCGCTTACGTTCGATTCATGA
- the sicA gene encoding type III secretion system translocator chaperone SicA, whose amino-acid sequence MNSMNEDLMDDGAAEILWEAILNGAALKDIQGVPSNVMEGIYAYAFEFYQQGRLDEAETFFRFLCLYDMYDPDYAMGLAAIFQMRKEYLKAAGAYSLAFALGKNDYRPMFYAGQCNLHLKKVSKAKQCFETVLLHGAKGPLTERAQAYLKAMQNVQSENEAENEAENEAENEMKEFFQL is encoded by the coding sequence ATGAATAGTATGAATGAAGACTTAATGGATGATGGTGCTGCTGAGATCTTGTGGGAAGCCATACTCAATGGTGCGGCACTTAAAGACATTCAGGGTGTTCCCAGTAATGTAATGGAGGGGATTTATGCCTATGCATTTGAGTTTTATCAGCAGGGGCGCTTGGATGAAGCAGAAACATTTTTTAGGTTTTTGTGTTTGTACGATATGTATGACCCAGACTATGCGATGGGCTTAGCGGCTATTTTTCAGATGCGTAAAGAGTATCTGAAGGCGGCTGGTGCATATTCACTTGCTTTTGCTTTAGGAAAAAATGATTACCGCCCGATGTTTTATGCGGGTCAGTGTAATTTGCATTTGAAAAAGGTAAGTAAGGCAAAGCAGTGTTTTGAGACGGTGCTGTTGCATGGGGCGAAGGGGCCATTAACTGAACGGGCACAAGCTTATTTAAAGGCGATGCAAAATGTGCAGTCAGAAAATGAAGCTGAAAATGAAGCTGAAAATGAAGCTGAAAATGAAATGAAGGAGTTTTTCCAATTATGA
- the sctE gene encoding type III secretion system translocon subunit SctE, producing the protein MSEILIQSNRYNVNPEALKISPDLINGPMEALGAIHDSLAKMELLAQSADMDLGAAKPTGSSKAPQLTPPSVTVAQRQAEPDLSLVAVMAQLMEIMQDMSVNGLKTKLEAFKQSADAREAALATMGLALGEAQTKADTLHEKAKDLASRQPTAEQVKRFEANLQLAVENREQAKNELSNTLENLKKAFIEKYGQAMPFSGDVSKPDSLVAAAMILDASKALDNGLLGLTKVESEAKAAWNTAKEQLQLVLNAGSEAQQAQADLVSLHSQFKEKGGMGAVQNLGQLRTGAAELTFLLGVLQDIIGQTSETEMQDKLALMKARQAEVVKDLEKKAEEAAAEQRKAEELNYVMGCVGKILGALLTLVAVAGALFTGGASLALAAIGVALMVLDTVLEYTTGKSLTERVLNPVMNAVIKPLLEALTKLISGVLQGLGVDKKIADIVGTVLAAAVLVLAVILVAIVGKGAAAKVAEKFGAAISNTISKMIPALIKQFAAAAQAGLKGVGKSVTKSLVTLAKRAHINVGDVALNATRLKTAQVVGGFAQQSIQAGGQIGVGVHKNNASDALADITLSRASQDVFKRAMTDAIKQMSEQMSVVDDLMKHMSIAGEQQLATAQFISQRTRVA; encoded by the coding sequence ATGAGCGAAATACTGATTCAGTCAAATCGTTATAACGTGAATCCTGAGGCGTTAAAGATCAGTCCAGATTTGATCAATGGACCGATGGAGGCGTTAGGTGCTATTCATGATTCTTTAGCGAAGATGGAGCTGCTGGCACAAAGTGCGGATATGGATTTGGGGGCGGCTAAACCCACTGGATCTAGTAAAGCGCCACAGTTGACGCCACCAAGTGTGACGGTGGCGCAACGTCAAGCAGAGCCAGATTTGTCACTTGTTGCGGTAATGGCGCAATTAATGGAAATCATGCAAGACATGTCAGTGAATGGCTTAAAGACAAAATTGGAAGCTTTTAAACAAAGTGCGGATGCACGTGAAGCGGCTTTGGCGACAATGGGTTTGGCTCTTGGCGAGGCACAAACAAAGGCCGATACGCTGCATGAGAAGGCAAAAGATCTGGCGAGTCGCCAGCCAACAGCGGAGCAAGTAAAGCGATTTGAGGCTAACTTGCAGCTTGCGGTTGAGAATAGAGAGCAAGCAAAAAATGAGCTTTCAAATACGCTGGAAAATCTTAAAAAGGCTTTTATTGAGAAATATGGCCAAGCTATGCCGTTCTCGGGTGATGTAAGTAAGCCAGATTCGCTTGTAGCTGCAGCAATGATTCTCGATGCCTCTAAAGCTTTGGATAATGGTTTGCTTGGCTTGACAAAGGTCGAGAGTGAAGCTAAAGCAGCGTGGAATACCGCTAAAGAACAGCTTCAGTTGGTGCTAAATGCGGGCTCTGAAGCACAGCAGGCACAGGCTGATCTTGTTTCTTTGCATTCACAATTCAAAGAGAAGGGGGGTATGGGCGCTGTGCAAAATTTGGGGCAGCTACGTACTGGGGCGGCTGAGCTGACTTTCCTATTGGGTGTCTTACAGGACATCATTGGTCAAACCAGCGAAACAGAAATGCAAGATAAATTGGCATTAATGAAGGCGCGTCAGGCTGAGGTGGTTAAGGATTTAGAAAAAAAAGCTGAGGAAGCTGCTGCCGAGCAGCGAAAAGCAGAGGAGCTTAACTATGTCATGGGCTGCGTAGGTAAAATTTTGGGGGCTCTATTGACCCTTGTTGCGGTAGCGGGGGCCTTGTTTACTGGTGGAGCCAGTTTAGCATTGGCTGCAATTGGCGTTGCACTCATGGTGTTGGACACGGTGCTTGAATACACTACAGGAAAAAGCCTGACTGAGCGAGTGTTAAACCCGGTGATGAATGCGGTGATTAAGCCTTTGTTGGAAGCGCTGACTAAGTTAATAAGTGGCGTTCTACAGGGTCTGGGAGTGGATAAAAAGATTGCCGATATTGTAGGAACAGTGCTTGCCGCGGCGGTCTTGGTACTTGCGGTGATTCTTGTAGCGATAGTTGGCAAGGGGGCGGCGGCAAAAGTGGCTGAAAAATTTGGTGCAGCAATATCAAATACCATTTCCAAGATGATTCCTGCACTCATTAAGCAGTTTGCGGCAGCGGCCCAAGCAGGCCTTAAAGGGGTAGGTAAGTCTGTGACGAAATCTTTAGTGACGTTGGCTAAGCGCGCGCATATTAACGTTGGAGATGTGGCGCTGAATGCCACGCGTTTAAAAACGGCGCAAGTAGTCGGTGGTTTTGCTCAGCAGAGCATACAGGCTGGCGGTCAAATTGGCGTTGGGGTGCATAAAAATAATGCGAGTGATGCGCTTGCTGACATTACTTTAAGCCGCGCTAGCCAAGATGTATTCAAGCGGGCTATGACTGACGCGATTAAGCAAATGAGCGAGCAAATGTCGGTTGTTGATGATTTGATGAAACATATGTCTATAGCGGGTGAGCAGCAGCTTGCAACTGCACAATTTATTTCGCAAAGAACACGTGTGGCCTAA
- a CDS encoding IpaC/SipC family type III secretion system effector: MTTAISAAKSSPVFSTSAAVLKSVADVKGTAEGKKLSAGFEEKAAALPHAVPRSSIMAGAPDLRAPELSLDGAATKQVFDALDAVVEAPQDESFALHTLFSSDKMRGVPMDSDLLLALIVQLKALQLEQSASERNLGGKLTVLSFDGSKASADSQRLSGSAALGTAISSAAVSIGFAGVSLGKGVKAHQTHKNSLINNQGKANGLKLEVEKNQLRLSQHPEMPPRTKATLSKESASKMHMVRSHEEAHQLEVSRAGKLSGQAQVIATLPVGTLVDGAGQTVQKNEDALRTMVDAGVNVINQASKNADDVGNGSLDLAKQLQAMLRDYVQSKRDAFAAVASKI; this comes from the coding sequence ATGACGACAGCGATTTCAGCAGCTAAAAGTTCCCCTGTATTTTCTACTTCCGCAGCAGTACTAAAAAGCGTGGCTGATGTAAAAGGGACTGCCGAGGGTAAGAAACTGAGTGCAGGATTTGAAGAAAAGGCTGCAGCGTTACCTCATGCCGTTCCACGTAGCAGCATCATGGCAGGTGCACCTGATTTACGTGCGCCGGAGTTGAGCCTGGATGGAGCGGCTACTAAGCAAGTTTTTGACGCTTTAGACGCCGTAGTGGAAGCCCCGCAAGATGAGAGTTTTGCGCTACACACCTTGTTTAGCAGCGACAAAATGCGCGGCGTACCTATGGATAGCGATTTACTGCTCGCCTTAATTGTACAACTGAAGGCTTTGCAATTGGAACAAAGTGCAAGTGAACGTAATCTAGGGGGAAAGCTTACCGTATTGAGCTTTGATGGCTCTAAGGCATCGGCTGATTCGCAACGTTTGTCTGGTAGTGCGGCACTTGGAACTGCCATTAGCAGTGCTGCTGTAAGTATTGGTTTTGCAGGTGTGTCGTTAGGCAAAGGTGTGAAAGCACATCAGACCCATAAAAATTCTCTGATAAATAATCAAGGGAAAGCGAATGGACTGAAGTTGGAGGTAGAGAAAAACCAATTGCGTCTTAGTCAGCATCCAGAAATGCCCCCTCGAACTAAAGCAACGTTGTCTAAGGAGAGTGCGTCTAAGATGCATATGGTTCGTAGCCATGAAGAGGCTCATCAACTGGAAGTAAGTCGTGCGGGTAAGTTGTCTGGCCAAGCCCAAGTGATTGCCACTCTGCCAGTAGGAACTCTCGTTGATGGGGCTGGACAAACTGTACAAAAGAATGAAGATGCCTTGCGCACCATGGTTGATGCAGGTGTGAATGTAATCAATCAGGCGAGCAAAAATGCGGATGATGTAGGTAATGGCAGCTTAGATTTAGCGAAGCAATTGCAAGCCATGTTGCGTGACTATGTGCAAAGTAAACGTGATGCGTTTGCTGCGGTGGCTAGTAAAATTTAA